DNA from Geobacillus vulcani PSS1:
CTACCTTTTCCCATCCTCCAATCTGAAAGAGGAGATAGAGGACCAGCAACATGTCCTATAAATGGATCAGAAAAGAGGATTCTAGCAAATTTGCGACGAAATAAAAAATGTTATTAACACAGGCAATGTTTGGATTGCAAATACTAGTTAGGGAAAGGATGAGAACATGGCGGAAAGAAAAAAACTATACATCAACGGCGAATGGCGGGAAGCGAAGTCTTACACCGAACTGAAATCACCGTATTCACGCGAGACGATTGCCGAAATTCCGATGGCCAACGAACAAGAAGTTGATGAGGCGATCGCCGCGGCGTATGCGGCGCGGCAGACGATGGCCGCCATGCCGGCGCATGAACGGGCCGCTATTTTAGGGCGGGTCGTCGAACAGCTGAAAGAGCGGCAAGAAGAAGCGGCGAAGTTGATCGCCTTGGAAGCCGCCAAGCCGATCACCACGGCGAAAGGGGAAGTCGCCCGCACGATCCAGACGTATACATTCGCCGCCGAAGAAGCGAAGCGCATCCATGGCGAAACATTGCCGCTTGATGCGGCGCCGGGCGGGGAAAACCGCATCGCCATCACCGTCCGTGAGCCGATCGGCGTCATTGGGGCGATCACGCCGTTTAACTTCCCGATGAACTTAGTCGCTCATAAACTTGGTCCGGCTATCGCTTCAGGCAATACCGTGGTGTTGAAACCAGCGAGCCAAACGCCGCTGTCGGCCTACTTTATCGCCGAGCTGTTCGAGAACGCAGGCTTGCCGAAAGGGGCGCTCAACGTCGTCACCGGAAGCGGCCGCACGGTCGGCGACCAAATCGTCGCCGATCCCCGCATCAGCATGATCACGTTCACCGGCAGCCCGGAAGTGGGCATCGCGATCCGCAACAAAGCAGGCTTAAAGCGGGTGACGTTGGAGCTTGGCTCAAACTCGGCCGTCATCGTTGACGAGCAGGTCGATCTTGACCGCATCATCCCGCGTTGCGTATTTGGCGCGTTCACGTTCCAAGGGCAAGTGTGCATTTCGCTCCAGCGCGTCTATGTCCATGAAAAACGCTATGACGAGTTCGTTGAAAAATTCGTCGCTGCGGCGAAACAGTTGAAAACAGGCGACCCGTTCGATCCAGCCACCGATGTGTCGGCGTTAATCACGCCAAACGATGTCGATCGCGCGCTTTCTTGGATTGAAGAGGCGAAACAAGGCGGCGCGAATGTCGTCCTCGGCGGCGAGCGCGACGGCAACATTTTGCTTCCAACGGTCATTGTCGATGCCAAACCGACAATGAAAGTGTCATGCCAAGAAGTGTTCGCCCCGATCGTCTTGATCAACCGTGTCCGCTCGATCGACGAAGCGATTGCGCTTGTCAATGACTCGCGCTACGGTTTGCAGGCGGGCATTTACACCGATAACGTCCATACCGCGTGGAAAGCGGCGAAACAACTGCACGTCGGTGGCGTGCTCATCAACGACATCCCAACGTTCCGTGTCGACCATATGCCGTACGGCGGCGTGAAAGAAAGCGGGTTCGGCCGCGAAGGGATCCGCTATGCGATCGAGGAAATGACGGAGTTGAAATTGATTATTTTTAACCAGAATTAAGCGGGATGAGAAGAGATTGGAGTAAAGTTTGTTCCTAAAATTCTAGAAGAATGGTTGCGCAGCCTTGGAGAGAGTGGCACTCCAAGGCTGTATGTTTAAGCGTGCTTTTCCAAAATATATCCCCAACGGTTCGAGGCGAGAACAGACAGGTGGTATTTATGCTCGAGCTGTTTGCTGAACCATGCTTTTTTCACGAGAAGCAGGCTTCGGCTTGTATGCAAG
Protein-coding regions in this window:
- a CDS encoding aldehyde dehydrogenase family protein; this encodes MAERKKLYINGEWREAKSYTELKSPYSRETIAEIPMANEQEVDEAIAAAYAARQTMAAMPAHERAAILGRVVEQLKERQEEAAKLIALEAAKPITTAKGEVARTIQTYTFAAEEAKRIHGETLPLDAAPGGENRIAITVREPIGVIGAITPFNFPMNLVAHKLGPAIASGNTVVLKPASQTPLSAYFIAELFENAGLPKGALNVVTGSGRTVGDQIVADPRISMITFTGSPEVGIAIRNKAGLKRVTLELGSNSAVIVDEQVDLDRIIPRCVFGAFTFQGQVCISLQRVYVHEKRYDEFVEKFVAAAKQLKTGDPFDPATDVSALITPNDVDRALSWIEEAKQGGANVVLGGERDGNILLPTVIVDAKPTMKVSCQEVFAPIVLINRVRSIDEAIALVNDSRYGLQAGIYTDNVHTAWKAAKQLHVGGVLINDIPTFRVDHMPYGGVKESGFGREGIRYAIEEMTELKLIIFNQN